Proteins encoded within one genomic window of Arachis ipaensis cultivar K30076 chromosome B08, Araip1.1, whole genome shotgun sequence:
- the LOC107613328 gene encoding transcription initiation factor TFIID subunit 8-like isoform X1, producing the protein MGFTYSTNGNPNRRTIDHGGVAGRASSDEFGRAVSRIAVAQICESAGFNGVKNSAIEALSDVTIRYLIDLGKIAEFYANLAGRSQCSVFDLILGLEDLEQVKGFIGSGQSQCLLGSGTVRDLMRFVNCGDEVPFAQPIPNFPVIRQRKVIPSFLQMGEAPPSKHIPPWLPALPDPHTYIHTPMWDERTCDPREDKVEQARQRRKAERSLLSLQKRLLLCSGSVETRNTTSNVVVPSGGGASLRQGEGEGGDKNPYLKAPVDNKDVSPVPLPGKLSDDVDMIANHVSVLEAFAPAIEMMRSSGVLCEDDGMQGRTVLPAVRPTVYFKFRAGKKLIHESLDMRNQKKDASQTAALAGRDDERDDKKRRAELILKQSMENPQELTLL; encoded by the exons ATGGGGTTCACTTATTCCACTAATGGAAACCCTAATCGACGGACCATCGACCATGGAGGAGTTGCAGGAAGAGCTTCATCTGACGAGTTTGGGCGTGCGGTTTCTCGAATAGCTGTGGCACAGATTTGCGAATCTGCAGGGTTTAATGGCGTCAAGAATTCCGCCATCGAAGCACTTTCCGATGTCACAATTAGGTACCTTATTGACTTGGGGAAAATAGCTGAATTTTATGCTAACCTTGCTGGTAGATCGCAATGTAGTGTCTTTGATTTGATTCTAGGGTTAGAGGATTTAGAACAGGTCAAGGGTTTCATAGGTTCTGGTCAAAGTCAATGCCTTTTAGGTTCAGGAACTGTTAGGGATCTTATGAGGTTTGTGAATTGCGGTGATGAGGTTCCTTTTGCTCAGCCAATACCGAATTTTCCAGTGATTCGGCAGCGGAAAGTTATCCCTAGTTTCTTGCAAATGGGGGAGGCACCGCCTTCTAAGCATATACCACCTTGGTTGCCGGCATTGCCGGACCCTCACACTTATATTCACACGCCTATGTGGGATGAGAGGACTTGTGATCCCCGGGAAGACAAGGTTGAACAGGCCAGGCAACGTAGAAAGGCTGAGAGGTCGTTGTTGAGCTTGCAGAAGAGGTTGTTGTTGTGTAGTGGTTCAGTAGAAACACGCAATACAACTTCTAATGTGGTTGTGCCGAGTGGTGGTGGTGCTTCACTTAGACAAGGAGAAGGTGAAGGGGGTGATAAGAACCCTTACCTTAAGGCTCCTGTGGATAACAAAGATGTTTCTCCAGTTCCCTTGCCGGGGAAGCTTTCTGATGATGTTGATATGATTGCAAATCATGTTTCTGTGTTGGAGGCATTTGCTCCTGCAATTGAGATGATGAGGAGTAGTGGTGTTTTGTGCGAAGATGATGGGATGCAAGGGAGAACAGTTCTTCCAGCTGTGAGACCTACTGTTTATTTCAAGTTCAGGGCTGGAAAAAAGCTTATCCACGAGTCCTTGGATATGAG GAATCAGAAGAAGGATGCTTCACAAACAGCGGCCTTGGCTGGTAGAGATGACGAGAGGGATGATAAGAAGCGGAGAGCTGAGCTTATTCTTAAACAATCTATGGAAAACCCACAAGAACTCACTCTGTTGTAG
- the LOC107613328 gene encoding transcription initiation factor TFIID subunit 8-like isoform X2 — translation MGFTYSTNGNPNRRTIDHGGVAGRASSDEFGRAVSRIAVAQICESAGFNGVKNSAIEALSDVTIRYLIDLGKIAEFYANLAGRSQCSVFDLILGLEDLEQVKGFIGSGQSQCLLGSGTVRDLMRFVNCGDEVPFAQPIPNFPVIRQRKVIPSFLQMGEAPPSKHIPPWLPALPDPHTYIHTPMWDERTCDPREDKVEQARQRRKAERSLLSLQKRLLLCSGSVETRNTTSNVVVPSGGGASLRQGEGEGGDKNPYLKAPVDNKDVSPVPLPGKLSDDVDMIANHVSVLEAFAPAIEMMRSSGVLCEDDGMQGRTVLPAVRPTVYFKFRAGKKLIHESLDMRNQKKDASQTAALAGRDDERDDKKRRAELILKQSMENPQELTLL, via the exons ATGGGGTTCACTTATTCCACTAATGGAAACCCTAATCGACGGACCATCGACCATGGAGGAGTTGCAGGAAGAGCTTCATCTGACGAGTTTGGGCGTGCGGTTTCTCGAATAGCTGTGGCACAGATTTGCGAATCTGCAGGGTTTAATGGCGTCAAGAATTCCGCCATCGAAGCACTTTCCGATGTCACAATTAGGTACCTTATTGACTTGGGGAAAATAGCTGAATTTTATGCTAACCTTGCTGGTAGATCGCAATGTAGTGTCTTTGATTTGATTCTAGGGTTAGAGGATTTAGAACAGGTCAAGGGTTTCATAGGTTCTGGTCAAAGTCAATGCCTTTTAGGTTCAGGAACTGTTAGGGATCTTATGAGGTTTGTGAATTGCGGTGATGAGGTTCCTTTTGCTCAGCCAATACCGAATTTTCCAGTGATTCGGCAGCGGAAAGTTATCCCTAGTTTCTTGCAAATGGGGGAGGCACCGCCTTCTAAGCATATACCACCTTGGTTGCCGGCATTGCCGGACCCTCACACTTATATTCACACGCCTATGTGGGATGAGAGGACTTGTGATCCCCGGGAAGACAAGGTTGAACAGGCCAGGCAACGTAGAAAGGCTGAGAGGTCGTTGTTGAGCTTGCAGAAGAGGTTGTTGTTGTGTAGTGGTTCAGTAGAAACACGCAATACAACTTCTAATGTGGTTGTGCCGAGTGGTGGTGGTGCTTCACTTAGACAAGGAGAAGGTGAAGGGGGTGATAAGAACCCTTACCTTAAGGCTCCTGTGGATAACAAAGATGTTTCTCCAGTTCCCTTGCCGGGGAAGCTTTCTGATGATGTTGATATGATTGCAAATCATGTTTCTGTGTTGGAGGCATTTGCTCCTGCAATTGAGATGATGAGGAGTAGTGGTGTTTTGTGCGAAGATGATGGGATGCAAGGGAGAACAGTTCTTCCAGCTGTGAGACCTACTGTTTATTTCAAGTTCAGGGCTGGAAAAAAGCTTATCCACGAGTC CTTGGATATGAGGAATCAGAAGAAGGATGCTTCACAAACAGCGGCCTTGGCTGGTAGAGATGACGAGAGGGATGATAAGAAGCGGAGAGCTGAGCTTATTCTTAAACAATCTATGGAAAACCCACAAGAACTCACTCTGTTGTAG
- the LOC107613328 gene encoding transcription initiation factor TFIID subunit 8-like isoform X3: MGFTYSTNGNPNRRTIDHGGVAGRASSDEFGRAVSQIAVAQICESAGFNGVKNSAIEALSDVTIRYLIDLGKIAEFYANLAGRSQCSVFDLILGLEDLEQVKGFIGSGQSQCLLGSGTVRDLMRFVNCGDEVPFAQPIPNFPVIRQRKVIPSFLQMGEAPPSKHIPPWLPALPDPHTYIHTPMWDERTCDPREDKVEQARQRRKAERSLLSLQKRLLLCSGSVETRNTTSNVVVPSGGGASLRQGEGEGVDKNPYLKAPVDNKDVSPVPLPGKLSDDVDMIANHVSVLEAFAPAIEMMRSSGVLCEDEGMQGRTVLPAVRPTVYFKFRAGKKLIHESLDMRNQKKDASQTAALAGRDDERDDKKRRAELILKQSMENPQELTLL; the protein is encoded by the coding sequence ATGGGGTTCACTTATTCCACTAATGGAAACCCTAATCGACGGACCATCGACCATGGAGGAGTTGCAGGAAGAGCTTCATCTGACGAGTTTGGGCGTGCGGTTTCTCAAATAGCCGTGGCACAGATTTGCGAATCTGCAGGGTTTAATGGCGTCAAGAATTCCGCCATCGAAGCACTTTCCGATGTCACAATTAGGTACCTTATTGACTTGGGGAAAATTGCTGAATTTTATGCTAACCTTGCTGGTAGATCGCAATGTAGTGTCTTTGATTTGATTCTAGGGTTAGAGGATTTAGAACAGGTCAAGGGTTTCATAGGTTCTGGTCAAAGTCAATGCCTTTTAGGTTCAGGAACTGTTAGGGATCTTATGAGGTTTGTGAATTGCGGTGATGAGGTTCCTTTTGCTCAGCCAATACCGAATTTTCCAGTGATTCGGCAGCGGAAAGTTATCCCTAGTTTCTTGCAAATGGGGGAGGCACCGCCTTCTAAGCATATACCACCTTGGTTGCCGGCATTGCCGGACCCTCACACTTATATTCACACGCCTATGTGGGATGAGAGGACTTGTGATCCCCGGGAAGACAAGGTTGAACAGGCCAGGCAACGTAGAAAGGCTGAGAGGTCGTTGTTGAGCTTGCAGAAGAGGTTGTTGTTGTGTAGTGGTTCAGTAGAAACACGCAATACAACTTCTAATGTGGTTGTGCCGAGTGGTGGTGGTGCTTCACTTAGACAAGGAGAAGGTGAAGGGGTTGATAAGAACCCTTACCTTAAGGCTCCTGTGGATAATAAAGATGTTTCTCCAGTTCCCTTGCCGGGGAAGCTTTCTGATGATGTTGATATGATTGCAAATCATGTTTCTGTGTTGGAGGCATTTGCTCCTGCAATTGAGATGATGAGGAGTAGTGGTGTTTTGTGTGAAGATGAGGGGATGCAAGGGAGAACAGTTCTTCCAGCTGTGAGACCTACTGTTTATTTCAAGTTCAGGGCTGGAAAAAAGCTTATCCACGAGTCCTTGGATATGAGGAATCAGAAGAAGGATGCTTCACAAACAGCGGCCTTGGCTGGTAGAGATGACGAGAGGGATGATAAGAAGCGGAGAGCTGAGCTTATTCTTAAACAATCTATGGAAAACCCACAAGAACTCACTCTGTTGTAG